In Candidatus Roseilinea sp., one DNA window encodes the following:
- the rpsB gene encoding 30S ribosomal protein S2: MPVVPMKALLETGVHFGHRTKRWNPKMKPYIFTERNGVHIIDLQQTIVAIDEAAALIRDIVARGGTVLFIGTKRQAQEPIMTQAQRAGQPYITERFLGGTLTNWRTIKSRLDRLAELEAMKERGELERFTKKEALLLTREIDRLNRRMGGIKNMRRLPDALFIVDVSREANAVKEANRLGIPVIAMVDTNCDPDGVDYVIPSNDDAIRAIKLIVEAMANAALEGLALRKGADEIEAVTGAEEKVAAGEDLRAGEFALDEEMLLRSFAPDLDEDEG, encoded by the coding sequence ATGCCAGTCGTCCCCATGAAGGCACTGCTCGAAACGGGCGTGCACTTCGGCCATCGCACTAAGCGGTGGAACCCCAAGATGAAGCCGTATATCTTCACGGAGAGGAACGGCGTTCATATCATTGACCTGCAACAAACGATCGTCGCGATTGACGAAGCTGCCGCGTTGATTCGCGACATCGTCGCACGCGGCGGGACGGTGCTCTTCATCGGCACCAAGCGCCAAGCCCAAGAGCCGATCATGACGCAGGCGCAGCGCGCCGGCCAGCCCTACATCACCGAGCGTTTCCTCGGCGGCACGCTGACCAACTGGCGCACCATTAAGTCGCGCCTGGATCGCCTGGCCGAGCTAGAGGCCATGAAGGAGCGCGGCGAACTGGAGCGCTTCACCAAGAAAGAGGCACTGCTGCTCACACGCGAGATTGATCGGCTGAACCGGCGCATGGGCGGCATCAAGAATATGCGCCGCCTGCCCGACGCGCTATTCATCGTGGACGTCAGTCGCGAGGCCAACGCCGTCAAAGAAGCCAACCGGCTTGGCATCCCCGTCATCGCAATGGTAGATACCAACTGCGACCCCGACGGCGTGGACTACGTCATCCCGTCGAACGACGACGCGATTCGCGCGATCAAGTTGATCGTCGAGGCCATGGCGAACGCGGCGTTGGAAGGCCTGGCGCTGCGCAAGGGCGCAGACGAGATCGAGGCCGTCACCGGCGCCGAGGAGAAGGTTGCTGCCGGCGAAGACCTACGCGCCGGCGAATTCGCGCTGGACGAAGAGATGTTGTTGCGCTCGTTCGCCCCCGACTTGGACGAAGACGAGGGGTGA